A genomic window from Lotus japonicus ecotype B-129 chromosome 1, LjGifu_v1.2 includes:
- the LOC130727723 gene encoding RNA polymerase II transcriptional coactivator KELP-like — NLTRSNSISGAASSVSVRGALFDTPGLDLSLPPFKAFVKQIVQAFLEEKQQQLDEEQQEQQGVTQDKEFDDDGDLIICKLSEKRKVTIQDFRGKTLVSIREYYRKDGKDLPTSKAGLFTKKYRSFSFYTDHASNDFATKKVK; from the exons AACCTCACCAGATCGAACTCTATCTCTGGCGCGGCGTCTTCGGTTTCGGTTCGTGGAGCTCTGTTTGACACTCCAGGCCTCGacctctctctccctcccttcAAAGCCTTCGTCAAGCAGATCGTGCAAGCTTTTCTCGAAGAGAAGCAGCAACAGCTAGATGAAgaacaacaagaacaacaagGAGTTACCCAGGACAAGGAGTTCGATGACGATGGCGATCTCATCATCTGCAAG CTTTCGGAGAAGAGGAAGGTGACGATTCAGGATTTCAGAGGGAAAACACTGGTCTCCATTAGGGAGTATTACAGAAAGGACGGCAAGGACCTACCTACTTCAAAAG CAGGTCTTTTCACTAAGAAATACAGAAGCTTCTCTTTTTATACAGATCACGCCTCGAATGATTTTGCCACTAAGAAGGTCAAG
- the LOC130733759 gene encoding ADP-ribosylation factor-like protein 8c: MGLWDSMLNWLRSLFFKQEMELSLVGLQNAGKTSLVNSIATGGYSEDMIPTVGFNMRKVTKGNVTIKLWDLGGQRRFRTMWERYCRGVSAIVYVVDAADRDSVPISRSELHELFTKPSLSGIPLLVLGNKIDKSEALSKQALVDQLGLESIKDREVCCYMISCKDSVNIDAVIDWLIKHSTTAK; this comes from the exons ATGGGTCTCTGGGATTCCATGCTCAACTGGCTCCGCAG CTTGTTTTTCAAACAGGAGATGGAACTTTCCCTTGTGGGGCTTCAGAATGCTGGCAAGACATCTCTTGTCAATTCAATTGCT ACTGGGGGTTACAGTGAGGACATGATTCCAACT GTTGGGTTCAACATGCGGAAAGTGACTAAGGGAAATGTCACCATAAAGCTTTGGGACCTTGGTGGACAGAGGAGGTTCCGGACAATGTGGGAGCGCTACTGTCGCGGCGTCTCTGCTATTGT GTATGTTGTAGATGCTGCGGATAGAGACAGCGTTCCGATATCTCGAAGTGAGTTACATGAACTCTTCACAAAACCCTCTTTGAGTGGGATTCCTTTGCTTGTTCTTGGCAACAAAATTGACAAGTCAGAAGCTCTTTCCAAGCAAGCGTTGGTCGATCAGCT AGGACTAGAGTCGATTAAAGACAGAGAGGTCTGCTGCTATATGATTTCATGCAAGGATTCTGTAAACATAGATGCGGTCATTGACTGGCTTATCAAACACTCAACAACTGCA
- the LOC130733758 gene encoding 60S ribosomal protein L9-like: MLDGVSIVRSEKVKDELVFDGNDIELVSRSCALINQNKDIRKFLDGIYVSEKGTALIKKVVKKIVMGKKIGACI; encoded by the exons ATGCTTGATGGAGTTTCCATTGTGCGATCTGAGAAGGTGAAGGATGAGTTGGTTTTCGATGGAAATGACATTGAGCTTGTTTCTAGGTCATGTGCCCTTATCAATCAG AACAAGGATATCAGGAAGTTTCTTGATGGTATTTATGTTAGTGAGAAGGGGACCGCATTAATAAAGAAG GTGGTGAAAAAGATCGTTATGGGGAAAAAGATTGGAGCATGTATTTAG